One genomic segment of Desulfovibrio sp. UCD-KL4C includes these proteins:
- a CDS encoding HNH endonuclease signature motif containing protein: MTKFRNKPPKRREDVSQVTKYQKYRLPLKEDFNRRCGYCDEPDHKRDSHFHIDHFVPQALMEKITPTDYSNLVYACSYCNIAKSCKWPTKDEYVHNYGNEGFVDPCSSAYTEHIGRKENGCIYPKSDLGKYMFSNLKLYLNRHSFIWLTEQIELKIISLSNILETLDEHDPVAHKIATITTQYIKIKNTFEKLQ, translated from the coding sequence ATGACTAAATTTAGAAATAAGCCCCCTAAACGCCGTGAAGATGTTAGCCAAGTAACAAAGTATCAAAAATACCGTCTCCCATTGAAGGAAGACTTTAATCGTCGGTGCGGATATTGCGACGAACCAGATCACAAAAGAGATAGCCATTTTCACATTGACCATTTTGTTCCTCAAGCTTTAATGGAGAAAATAACACCTACTGACTATTCAAATCTAGTATATGCATGCAGCTATTGTAATATCGCTAAAAGTTGCAAATGGCCAACAAAGGACGAGTATGTACACAACTATGGGAATGAGGGGTTCGTTGACCCCTGCTCGTCAGCTTATACTGAACACATCGGAAGAAAAGAAAATGGTTGCATATACCCTAAGTCTGATTTGGGAAAATATATGTTCTCAAACCTTAAACTTTACTTAAATCGACATTCGTTTATATGGTTGACTGAACAAATTGAACTTAAAATTATCTCATTAAGTAATATTCTGGAAACATTAGATGAGCATGATCCTGTCGCTCATAAAATAGCGACAATTACAACACAGTATATAAAGATAAAAAATACATTTGAAAAACTACAATAG
- a CDS encoding TnsD family Tn7-like transposition protein translates to MLNFPVPYPDELIYSTVARAGVHAGMTSPKQRLDEVFANRKVIATPDLPAHLRKISELYPRSLNLDVANIIYKHTLFPLYAPFVPEDRRIQSIKWMAGQSKGAVHLALGAAASRIKQIRFFRYCPDCLDQQLSQFGEFYWMRSWQVAGTNVCPQHGPLHNSRIELHGRHRHQFFALRPDVCVGEACEFGCAEDVRIAERISELLSTSPVESPSFEQWGLFYKLLAGDNGCAKGKNVLHDLVSEKVIAKWTTKWLEQNSLLSSMNSNSYWLKSIFRKHRKSFSYLEHIVVLESLLDSGWNFQSILNNVSSLKVKSVVSCPVDFSEDRPNQETLDMRSSWETFLKEFGVKKARFSGGAAIYAWLYRNDRAWLMKINGQHRRSSRSENRRVDWEKRDQDILITLKEVRQRTLNDMEGPRRSRNWYLDQLGTKATVEANLDKLPLTVEFFEKYCESVPDYQIRRIAVAIRHLDAASEPIRRWKILRLAGLSDERISAEAELYFKEVR, encoded by the coding sequence ATGCTCAATTTTCCCGTGCCATATCCTGATGAGCTTATCTATAGCACTGTGGCTCGGGCTGGTGTGCATGCAGGAATGACGAGCCCTAAACAGCGACTGGATGAAGTTTTTGCTAATCGTAAAGTGATCGCGACTCCAGACTTACCCGCTCATCTCAGGAAAATTTCAGAGTTATACCCTCGATCTTTAAATCTTGATGTTGCGAACATCATTTACAAGCATACTCTTTTTCCTCTCTACGCTCCCTTTGTTCCAGAAGACCGAAGAATTCAGAGTATAAAATGGATGGCTGGACAATCGAAAGGTGCTGTCCACCTTGCTCTTGGAGCTGCAGCTTCTCGGATAAAGCAAATTCGCTTTTTCAGATATTGTCCTGATTGTCTTGATCAGCAACTTTCTCAATTTGGAGAGTTTTATTGGATGCGCAGTTGGCAGGTTGCCGGTACTAATGTTTGCCCGCAACATGGACCATTGCATAATTCTAGAATTGAATTGCATGGTCGGCATAGACATCAGTTTTTTGCTCTTAGGCCAGATGTTTGTGTAGGGGAAGCTTGTGAATTCGGCTGTGCAGAGGATGTCCGTATTGCTGAACGTATTAGTGAACTTTTGAGCACGTCCCCGGTAGAATCCCCTTCTTTTGAGCAGTGGGGGCTTTTTTATAAACTATTAGCGGGAGACAACGGCTGCGCCAAGGGCAAGAATGTTTTGCATGATTTGGTTTCAGAAAAAGTCATTGCCAAATGGACAACGAAGTGGCTCGAACAGAATAGTCTTCTCTCTTCAATGAATTCAAATTCGTATTGGCTGAAATCAATTTTTAGAAAGCATAGAAAGTCATTCAGTTACCTTGAGCACATTGTCGTTTTAGAGTCTCTGTTGGATTCAGGATGGAACTTTCAGTCGATCTTGAATAACGTCTCCAGTTTGAAAGTAAAGAGTGTTGTGAGCTGTCCTGTGGATTTTTCAGAAGATAGGCCTAATCAAGAAACTCTCGATATGCGTAGCTCGTGGGAAACATTCCTTAAAGAGTTCGGGGTGAAAAAGGCTCGCTTTTCCGGCGGGGCAGCCATCTATGCCTGGTTATATCGAAATGACCGTGCTTGGTTGATGAAAATTAACGGTCAGCACCGCCGGTCTTCTCGTTCTGAAAATAGGCGGGTTGATTGGGAAAAACGGGATCAAGATATTTTGATTACTTTGAAGGAAGTACGCCAAAGGACATTAAACGATATGGAAGGTCCAAGGCGCTCCAGAAATTGGTATTTGGATCAGCTTGGCACCAAAGCAACAGTTGAAGCGAATCTTGATAAACTTCCATTAACTGTTGAGTTCTTTGAAAAATATTGTGAGTCAGTACCCGACTATCAGATCCGGAGGATTGCCGTTGCTATCCGCCACCTTGATGCTGCCAGTGAGCCCATACGGAGATGGAAAATTTTGAGATTGGCTGGTCTGAGTGATGAACGAATTAGTGCTGAGGCGGAATTGTATTTTAAAGAAGTGAGGTAG
- a CDS encoding TnsA endonuclease C-terminal domain-containing protein — protein MAKTNSEKIESKFKRWIKEGRGSGHGQEYLPWIKVSDVPSQGRSHRVFGFKTRRTHHLLSDMELAVFLSLEWNEEICDIREQFPLRREDTLVLAEEAGIRHPSISGVPHYMSSDFLVNSTRESEPKFAIQVKPVKELFKPRTVEKLELERRYWATKQIPWFIITERDIPKAVFHNIEWLYPAQVDEIPIKILLKRAEIYAYHFEQDPDTRVIDIAKSLDAAYQLEKGESLLEIRQLLAKRFFVFDISKPYLKLTANELERTDFRTILEAANV, from the coding sequence ATGGCAAAGACAAATAGCGAAAAAATAGAATCGAAGTTTAAGCGATGGATCAAAGAAGGGCGCGGGTCTGGCCATGGGCAGGAATATCTTCCGTGGATTAAAGTCAGTGATGTTCCATCGCAAGGAAGATCGCACAGGGTTTTTGGGTTTAAAACCCGACGAACTCACCATCTTCTATCGGATATGGAATTGGCTGTGTTTCTATCTTTGGAGTGGAACGAGGAGATCTGTGATATACGTGAGCAATTTCCACTCCGCAGAGAAGACACACTTGTTCTTGCCGAAGAGGCGGGGATTCGGCATCCCTCCATTTCTGGAGTGCCGCACTATATGTCTTCTGATTTTCTTGTAAATTCCACTCGGGAATCGGAACCCAAATTTGCAATACAAGTAAAACCAGTGAAGGAACTGTTTAAACCCAGAACAGTTGAGAAGCTTGAGTTGGAAAGGCGGTATTGGGCAACAAAGCAGATCCCATGGTTCATTATAACCGAGCGAGATATACCCAAGGCCGTTTTCCACAATATTGAGTGGTTGTATCCTGCTCAAGTGGACGAGATTCCTATTAAGATTTTGCTGAAACGTGCTGAGATATACGCCTATCATTTTGAGCAGGATCCGGACACCAGAGTCATAGATATCGCTAAGTCTTTGGATGCTGCATATCAATTGGAAAAGGGAGAGTCTTTGTTGGAGATAAGGCAACTTCTGGCCAAACGTTTTTTTGTTTTCGATATATCAAAGCCTTACCTCAAGCTTACAGCCAATGAACTGGAAAGGACTGATTTCAGAACGATTCTGGAGGCTGCAAATGTTTAG
- a CDS encoding Tn7-like element transposition protein TnsE yields the protein MSDYVFPQFDSDVRIDSIGPMFKAKDHTRWGVNLQLYRPQKKSSLTISNAPILARKRYLNPTIDHGLKGWGESFYISSTKEWQAARIGDCPIKSLEMDKRQFCFVVPMRDGKTAYLPQFEFGRILFFHDGYLSRTALMPECLDLDFNVSTDWSNNKAYIEIMPTSGYPLGSFNDLDRRNYLSWILLDEQARKSYESIGLHLKKYGYQSGYYRKWDFRFDPPELPGAYFSVRGWFDQDTNSIFVYEIDKIKRIKADIPDEIDMYHPEFTTPSQERNEKGTPVAPAGDISGFRLHDDEDANADSSRVIIQGDKVESEFSKAFITNRISEKKRKVSSVIPDGGESKGHVLDVSSEEPMAGQGRAGSDWNIIHDVTENTHLFESKFDCFLGMVNAMTSYDGCVGISKKIHPLPSVTRCTKYRLSTDGTPRCMAVIELEVQGKHVTLLEVDTSDAEKALSTKVLVNRNYSEWKDDLKKIMYELVRGSLVWPSKVLTQICGSGGHLGIKHPQCAGGHKGLLLPDTIEGWAGRFYGRILELLEF from the coding sequence ATGTCTGACTATGTGTTTCCCCAGTTTGATTCAGATGTTCGGATTGATTCTATTGGTCCGATGTTTAAAGCCAAGGACCACACTCGGTGGGGCGTAAATTTACAGCTTTATCGTCCACAGAAGAAGTCCTCTTTGACAATTTCCAATGCTCCTATTTTAGCCAGAAAGAGATATCTCAACCCGACAATCGATCACGGTCTTAAGGGCTGGGGAGAAAGTTTCTATATTTCAAGCACGAAAGAATGGCAGGCAGCGCGAATAGGAGATTGCCCGATTAAAAGTCTTGAGATGGATAAGCGGCAGTTTTGTTTTGTCGTACCAATGAGAGATGGGAAGACTGCTTATTTACCTCAGTTTGAGTTTGGGAGGATTCTTTTTTTTCATGATGGTTATTTGTCTAGGACAGCCCTTATGCCAGAGTGTCTGGATCTGGATTTTAATGTCAGTACTGATTGGAGTAACAATAAAGCGTATATAGAAATTATGCCTACATCCGGATATCCTTTAGGGAGCTTCAATGACTTGGATCGCCGAAATTATTTAAGTTGGATATTGCTGGATGAGCAAGCACGGAAATCTTATGAGAGCATCGGTCTGCATCTGAAAAAATATGGCTATCAATCAGGCTACTACCGGAAGTGGGATTTCCGTTTTGATCCTCCTGAATTGCCTGGTGCTTATTTTAGTGTGCGCGGGTGGTTCGATCAGGATACAAATTCAATCTTTGTGTATGAAATCGACAAAATTAAAAGGATAAAGGCTGATATTCCTGATGAGATTGACATGTATCATCCTGAATTTACAACTCCAAGTCAGGAACGTAATGAGAAAGGGACACCTGTAGCTCCTGCCGGAGATATATCAGGTTTTCGTTTACATGATGATGAAGATGCGAATGCTGATAGTAGTCGGGTAATTATCCAAGGCGATAAAGTCGAATCTGAATTTAGCAAGGCCTTCATTACAAACAGGATCTCTGAGAAGAAACGAAAAGTGAGTTCGGTAATTCCTGATGGAGGTGAAAGTAAGGGACATGTTCTTGATGTTAGCTCAGAGGAGCCTATGGCGGGGCAAGGGCGTGCTGGGTCCGACTGGAATATAATTCATGATGTTACGGAAAATACCCATTTGTTTGAAAGCAAATTTGACTGCTTTTTGGGTATGGTCAATGCCATGACAAGCTATGACGGATGTGTAGGGATTTCAAAGAAAATTCACCCGTTACCTTCTGTTACCCGTTGTACAAAGTACCGTCTTTCAACGGACGGTACCCCAAGATGTATGGCTGTCATCGAATTAGAAGTTCAGGGGAAACATGTCACCTTGCTTGAAGTTGATACCTCAGATGCGGAAAAAGCCCTTTCCACAAAGGTTTTAGTCAATCGTAATTATTCAGAATGGAAGGATGACTTGAAAAAAATTATGTATGAACTAGTTCGTGGGTCGCTTGTATGGCCTTCAAAGGTTTTAACCCAGATTTGTGGCTCCGGTGGACATCTTGGTATTAAGCATCCGCAATGCGCTGGGGGACATAAAGGTCTGCTTCTTCCTGATACTATTGAAGGGTGGGCTGGGCGGTTTTATGGACGGATATTGGAGTTGTTAGAATTTTAA
- a CDS encoding AAA family ATPase — translation MPLPKNTVSAVYRDEKTRRYKGNPSIEALPPKLHTQHIKKYFTGKVDFDVRDIYENDIDRIHMVSSLLDDFFQPLTMHVDFERKLSLLIRKGYVGRNLSDGSLRKHLQNGYERIMDGDLEARVFKGSSSTASSMLLTGVPGCGKSSTVNLILSTYPQVIFHEKYNFTQLVYLKIDCPHDGGIKNLCINFFRALDRVLDTDYETIYVKKRHNIETLLSLIPQVANKYGLGVLVIDEIQHLYGRSSGGAGNMMSFFVAMENSIGLPVVFIGTPKAREIFERELRLGRRILGAGSLTWEPMENRQVINPESGKIKKNEWHFFTDVLWKYQWLKERDLVLSEEIRDCWYDLSQGIHDIVVKLFVLAQIRAITTKTERITPKLMEKVYYDDLKPVHSILGALRSKDPERIAQYEDLTLPGIEKRILKLSTVITDALNKEDFPRVDYNGNKDALRLHNLLLAANCEESRVIPLVQKVFDEHPDVSIHELLRIVLDWYGSNDSKEKELKPKVIKSIPQSKWNTLESNDLRFKLSQNNDGDLYNRLKKDSLIFDVNSWLQ, via the coding sequence ATGCCACTTCCTAAAAATACAGTTTCTGCTGTCTACAGAGATGAAAAAACACGGAGATACAAAGGGAATCCAAGTATTGAAGCCTTGCCTCCGAAACTACACACCCAGCATATTAAGAAATATTTTACCGGTAAGGTCGATTTTGATGTGCGTGATATATATGAAAACGATATAGATAGAATTCATATGGTTTCCTCCTTGCTTGATGATTTTTTTCAACCTCTTACGATGCACGTTGATTTTGAAAGAAAGTTGTCTCTACTGATTAGGAAAGGGTATGTTGGGAGAAATTTATCTGACGGCTCACTTCGTAAGCATCTGCAAAATGGCTATGAAAGGATTATGGATGGTGATCTTGAAGCTCGTGTTTTTAAAGGCTCATCTTCAACAGCTTCGAGTATGTTGCTAACAGGTGTGCCCGGATGTGGTAAAAGCTCAACTGTTAATCTGATTTTGTCGACGTATCCCCAAGTTATTTTTCATGAAAAATATAATTTTACCCAATTAGTTTATTTGAAAATAGATTGTCCTCATGATGGTGGAATTAAAAATCTTTGCATTAATTTTTTTCGAGCTTTAGACCGAGTTTTGGATACTGACTACGAGACTATATATGTAAAGAAAAGACATAATATTGAAACATTACTGAGCTTAATTCCTCAAGTCGCGAATAAGTATGGGTTAGGTGTTTTAGTAATTGATGAAATTCAGCATTTATATGGAAGAAGCTCCGGTGGAGCTGGTAACATGATGAGCTTTTTTGTGGCCATGGAGAATTCAATTGGGCTGCCTGTAGTTTTTATTGGAACTCCCAAGGCTAGAGAGATTTTTGAAAGGGAATTACGTTTAGGGCGTAGAATTCTTGGCGCTGGTTCTTTGACTTGGGAACCAATGGAAAACAGACAGGTCATTAATCCAGAATCAGGAAAAATTAAAAAAAATGAGTGGCATTTTTTTACCGATGTTCTTTGGAAATATCAGTGGTTGAAAGAGCGAGATTTAGTTTTAAGCGAAGAAATCCGTGACTGCTGGTACGACTTGTCTCAGGGAATACATGATATTGTTGTGAAACTATTTGTTTTAGCGCAAATACGAGCCATTACAACAAAGACAGAGAGAATAACCCCAAAACTGATGGAAAAAGTTTATTATGATGATTTGAAGCCTGTGCATTCAATATTGGGAGCACTCAGGTCTAAAGACCCGGAAAGAATAGCTCAATATGAAGATTTGACTTTGCCAGGAATTGAAAAAAGGATTCTTAAATTATCGACAGTTATTACAGACGCTTTAAACAAAGAAGACTTTCCTAGAGTTGATTACAATGGCAATAAAGATGCGTTAAGACTCCATAATCTTCTTTTAGCTGCAAATTGTGAAGAATCCAGAGTTATTCCGCTTGTGCAAAAGGTTTTTGATGAACATCCAGATGTTTCTATACATGAACTATTAAGAATTGTTTTAGATTGGTACGGATCAAATGATTCGAAAGAGAAAGAACTTAAACCGAAAGTCATAAAATCTATACCTCAATCAAAATGGAACACGCTTGAATCGAATGATTTGCGTTTTAAATTATCTCAGAACAACGATGGCGATTTATATAACCGGCTAAAAAAGGATTCACTGATTTTTGATGTGAATTCATGGCTGCAGTAG
- a CDS encoding Mu transposase C-terminal domain-containing protein has protein sequence MFRINEVLKYEDQKYRVLEFVGNQIVWINIEKSSGMPSTVLFNELLELIDSEALSRVADPFEELAFMAPEQGSVLQKKRDKNYELIKPVVENPKFYLPKVRSALIQEIVSKTGTIKKTMYHLLRRYWQRGQTPNALLPDYKNSGGKGKKRKVSDKKLGRPRKYMPGVGGVIDKHVERLFRIAIDRYLLKDSGVSLPYAHGKFAGIYKNYFPEVPESEIPTKRQLQYFYKREYSQVERLKKRTSTIEYNKDIRPFRGTASGNVLGPGSRFEIDATIADIYLVSDSDRGNIVGRPVIYMVIDVFSRMVAGFYVGFESPSYAAAMQALATAMTDKVQLCKEFGFEEVAYEDWPIVGLPNAILADRGELLGHQIESLERSFAVRIENAPPYRGDAKGIVERSFKTLQADFKPFAPGVVGKTLVKKRGGKDYRLDAKLSVSEFKKIILSSVLYHNRFHLLSKYDRDVDMPVDLEMTPLSLWNWGIQNRTGRLRVASEDALRISLLPRVKATVSELGISVFGVYYTSSELMKSGWMHRSKDVRRPVGLYAAYDPASADHIYLFPYKGKSDYWVCTLTDRSREFRGSSFWDVWQVKDAQKRTKAKSKLKAEEQKRLHEEFVAKTIKEAERKATDTSHMSNVKRIRGIQKNKAKEKEAERSVLFYKPEKPRTSGPAKVLTLNGEPQEEDYSYPDYTEELFDDEES, from the coding sequence ATGTTTAGAATTAACGAGGTCCTTAAATACGAAGACCAGAAGTACAGAGTTTTAGAATTCGTCGGTAATCAGATTGTCTGGATCAATATTGAGAAGTCTTCAGGAATGCCTTCGACTGTTTTGTTTAACGAGCTATTAGAGCTGATTGATAGCGAAGCACTGTCTCGTGTTGCTGATCCATTTGAGGAATTAGCTTTTATGGCTCCGGAACAAGGTAGTGTTCTGCAGAAAAAGCGTGATAAAAATTATGAACTAATAAAGCCTGTTGTTGAGAATCCTAAGTTCTATTTGCCAAAAGTTCGATCCGCATTGATACAGGAAATTGTTTCTAAAACCGGGACGATAAAGAAAACTATGTATCATTTGCTACGCCGTTATTGGCAGCGTGGGCAAACTCCGAACGCCCTACTTCCCGATTATAAGAATTCAGGAGGTAAAGGTAAAAAACGAAAAGTTTCAGATAAGAAACTGGGGCGGCCCCGCAAGTATATGCCGGGGGTTGGCGGTGTCATTGATAAACATGTTGAGCGTCTTTTTAGGATAGCAATTGATAGATATCTCCTGAAGGATTCTGGTGTAAGTTTGCCATACGCGCATGGAAAATTTGCGGGGATATATAAAAATTATTTTCCTGAAGTTCCAGAATCAGAGATTCCAACAAAGCGTCAGCTGCAGTACTTTTACAAACGTGAATATAGTCAGGTTGAAAGGTTAAAAAAAAGAACCAGTACCATCGAATACAATAAAGACATTCGTCCTTTCAGAGGCACAGCAAGCGGTAACGTTTTAGGGCCTGGTTCCCGTTTTGAGATAGATGCTACAATTGCAGATATTTACCTTGTTTCTGACAGTGACCGGGGGAATATTGTCGGCCGACCGGTTATCTACATGGTCATTGATGTCTTCAGTAGAATGGTTGCCGGTTTTTATGTCGGATTTGAGTCTCCATCATATGCTGCTGCGATGCAGGCCCTTGCTACGGCCATGACTGATAAGGTGCAGCTGTGCAAAGAGTTTGGCTTTGAAGAGGTTGCTTATGAAGACTGGCCGATAGTGGGGTTGCCTAATGCAATTCTTGCGGACAGAGGAGAGTTGCTTGGTCATCAAATTGAATCTCTTGAACGCAGTTTTGCAGTGCGCATTGAAAATGCTCCGCCATACCGTGGTGATGCAAAAGGCATTGTCGAGCGAAGTTTCAAAACACTTCAGGCTGATTTTAAGCCGTTTGCTCCCGGAGTTGTTGGAAAAACACTTGTTAAAAAGCGTGGGGGAAAAGACTACCGGCTGGATGCCAAGCTGTCAGTGAGTGAATTCAAGAAGATAATTTTATCTTCAGTCCTGTACCATAATAGGTTTCATCTTTTGAGTAAGTATGACCGGGATGTTGATATGCCCGTAGATTTGGAAATGACACCGTTGTCGCTTTGGAATTGGGGAATTCAGAACAGGACGGGGCGATTGAGAGTTGCCTCTGAAGATGCGCTCAGAATTAGTTTACTGCCCCGAGTGAAAGCTACTGTTTCCGAATTGGGGATTTCAGTTTTTGGGGTATATTATACGTCTTCTGAACTCATGAAGAGTGGATGGATGCATCGATCAAAAGATGTTCGCAGGCCTGTGGGGTTGTATGCAGCCTATGATCCTGCTTCTGCGGATCATATCTATCTTTTTCCGTATAAGGGGAAAAGTGATTACTGGGTGTGCACATTGACTGACCGATCCAGAGAATTCCGGGGAAGCTCTTTCTGGGACGTGTGGCAGGTAAAGGATGCGCAAAAGCGGACTAAAGCGAAAAGTAAGTTGAAGGCAGAAGAACAGAAGCGGCTACATGAAGAGTTTGTTGCTAAAACGATTAAAGAAGCTGAAAGAAAAGCCACTGACACCAGCCACATGAGCAATGTCAAGCGGATACGTGGAATTCAGAAGAATAAAGCAAAAGAAAAAGAAGCTGAGAGGAGTGTTCTGTTTTATAAGCCGGAAAAGCCACGGACGAGTGGACCTGCGAAGGTTCTTACACTCAATGGCGAACCGCAGGAAGAAGATTATAGTTACCCTGATTATACAGAAGAACTTTTTGATGATGAGGAGAGTTAG